In one Gopherus evgoodei ecotype Sinaloan lineage chromosome 1, rGopEvg1_v1.p, whole genome shotgun sequence genomic region, the following are encoded:
- the NDP gene encoding norrin, which produces MGNHVLAASISMLSLLAIMGDTDSKTDSSFMIDSDPGRCMRHHYVDSISHPLYKCNSKMVLLARCEGRCSQTSRSEPMVSFSTVLKQPFRSTCHCCRPQTSKLKAMRLRCSGGMRLTATYRYILSCHCEECNS; this is translated from the exons ATGGGAAATCATGTACTAGCAGCTTCGATTTCCATGCTCTCCCTTCTTGCAATAATGGGAGACACGGACAGTAAAACGGACAGTTCGTTCATGATTGACTCAGACCCAGGTCGCTGTATGAGGCATCACTATGTTGATTCCATCAGTCATCCATTGTACAAGTGTAACTCAAAG ATGGTGCTGCTGGCTCGTTGCGAGGGACGCTGCAGTCAGACATCACGCTCTGAGCCGATGGTCTCCTTCAGCACAGTCCTAAAACAACCATTCCGTTCTACCTGCCACTGTTGCCGGCCCCAGACCTCCAAGCTGAAAGCAATGAGGTTGCGCTGCTCAGGTGGCATGAGGCTCACTGCTACCTACCGCTACATCCTGTCCTGCCATTGTGAAGAGTGCAACTCCTAG